One Danio aesculapii chromosome 11, fDanAes4.1, whole genome shotgun sequence genomic region harbors:
- the gnl3 gene encoding guanine nucleotide-binding protein-like 3 — MKRPKLKKASKRLSCAKRYKIQKKVREHNRKLKKAAKKQGISRKAKKDIGVPNSAPFKEEVLREAEQRKQELETLKEQNKIVKQQEKAAKRKKEKDADSSVKEPAAKKAKKAAKIKEARAAIVKVKSAKTFKCQELNKVIEASDVIVEVLDARDPLGCRCPQLEEIVLKHEGKKKLLFILNKIDLVPKDNLEKWLCYLEAECPTFLFKASMQLKDRTVQQKRQQRGTNAVLDHSRAASCFGKDFLLQTLNDLANKKDGETMLKVGVVGFPNVGKSSIINSMKEMRACNAGVQRGLTRCMQEVHITKKVKMIDSPGILAAPSNPGGAMALRSLQVEEKEESPQEAVRNLLKQCNQQHIMLQYNVPDYRSSLEFLTTFAMKRGLLQKGGVADTELAATTFLNDWTGAKLSYYSRVPERQGLPSYLSDAIVTELRSDVDMDVVKKSNENVKRSVRFPNLASCISFDSNGPTAGVLNVSELPKETITKTAATTDAEEEKMETTANTDEPEAESPISTTVEQIQEPTEKRKDKPTKEVKFVPVNTDLTSLQNKNNEDAYDFNTDFV; from the exons GTTCGGGAGCACAATCGTAAATTAAAGAAAGCCGCAAAGAAGCAAGGCATAAGCCGAAAGGCCAAAAAAGATATTGGAGTCCCAAACAGTGCGCCTTTTAAAGAGGAAGTGCTTCGAGAAGCTGAGCAGAGAAAACAGGAG CTTGAAACTCTGAAAGAGCAAAACAAGATCGTGAAGCAGCAAGAAAAGGCTGCCAAGCGGAAAAAGGAGAAAGATGCAGACAGTTCAGTAAAAGAGCCCGCAGCCAAGAAAGCTAAAAAG GCAGCGAAAATCAAAGAAGCAAGAGCAGCGATAGTTAAAGTGAAGAGCGCTAAAACATTCAAATGCCAAGAACTCAACAAG GTGATTGAGGCATCTGATGTTATTGTGGAGGTTTTGGATGCCAGAGATCCTCTGGGCTGCCGCTGTCCTCAACTGGAGGAAATTGTCCTTAAACACGAGGGAAAGAAGAAACTCTTGTTCATATTGAACAAAATCG ATCTTGTTCCTAAAGATAACCTAGAGAAGTGGCTCTGCTATCTTGAAGCCGAGTGTCCAACTTTTCTCTTCAAAGCATCAATGCAGCTAAAGGACAGAACGGTG CAACAGAAAAGGCAGCAGCGAGGAACTAACGCAGTTCTGGATCACAGCCGAGCTGCTTCATGTTTTGGAAAAGACTTTCTCCTTCAGACACTTAACGACTTGGCGAACAAGAAAGATGGTGAAACCATGCTTAAAGTTGGCGTCGTCG GTTTTCCTAACGTTGGAAAGAGCAGCATTATCAACAGTATGAAAGAAATGCGAGCGTGTAATGCTGGCGTACAGAGAGGATTGACCAG GTGTATGCAGGAAGTGCATATTACCAAGAAAGTGAAGATGATTGACAGTCCCGGGATTTTGGCAGCCCCCAGTAACCCTGGAGGTGCGATGGCCCTCAGGAGCCTGCAGGTGGAGGAGAAGGAGGAGAGCCCACAGGAGGCCGTCAGGAATCTACTCAAACAGTGCAATCAGCAGCAT ATCATGCTACAGTATAATGTCCCAGACTACAGAAGCTCCTTAGAATTTTTGACCACCTTTGCTATGAAGCGCGGGCTCCTGCAGAAAGGTGGCGTTGCTGACACGGAGCTGGCAGCCACAACATTCCTCAATGACTGGACCGG GGCTAAGCTGAGTTACTACAGCAGAGTTCCAGAGCGACAGGGTCTTCCCTCTTACCTGTCTGATGCCATCGTGACTGAACTGCGGTCGGATGTGGATATGGATGTTGTGAAGAAGAGCAATGAGAACGTCAAGAGAA GTGTTCGCTTTCCAAACCTCGCGAGCTGTATAAGTTTTGACTCCAATGGACCCACTGCTGGAGTGCTGAATGTCAGTGAGCTGCCTAAAGAGACGATAACAAAGACGGCAGCAACAACAGATGCAGAGGAAGAGAAGATGGAGACGACGGCCAACACAGATGAG cCTGAGGCTGAAAGCCCCATTTCAACAACCGTGGAACAGATTCAGGAACCAACAGAAAAGAGAAAAG ATAAACCAACAAAAGAAGTGAAGTTTGTCCCAGTCAACACTGACCTGACGTCATTGCAGAACAAGAACAATGAGGATGCATACGATTTCAACACAGACTTTGTGTAA
- the glt8d1 gene encoding glycosyltransferase 8 domain-containing protein 1, whose translation MTVRRVNVVILVLLVVAFLIVLHRNLLNLNDFLKQETSDTVSGMILPFETDFLLGHKVIRSGEEIPVLITAPEERLGAAVTAMNSIYRNSKANVVFNIVTLNESVVHLSTWLSKTDLKHKIIVFDPTILLGKIPTDPQKMETVKPLTFARFYMPAFLPDAEKAIYLDDDVIVQGDIRELFDTSLKLGHVAAFSEDCDSASSKGIVRGAGNQNSYIGYLDFKKEAIKKLGMRANTCSFNPGVFVANLTEWKQQNVTSQLEFWMERNAKEDLYSKTLADSITTPPMLIVFYKHHSNIDPMWNVRHLGATGAGNRYSAQFVKAAKLLHWNGHYKPWGRASSFSDIWDKWYIPDPTGKFHPIRKHPEEK comes from the exons ATGACTGTACGCAGAG TGAATGTGGTTATTCTTGTGCTGCTTGTTGTTGCCTTTTTAATCGTTCTGCATCGAAATCTGCTGAATCTCAACGATTTCCTGAAGCAAGAGACTTCAG ACACAGTGTCTGGGATGATTTTGCCCTTTGAGACGGACTTTCTGCTAGGTCATAAAGTCATAAGATCAGGAGAAGAGATTCCTGTGCTCATCACAGCTCCAGAGGAAAGACTGGGAGCCGCTGTCACCGCCATGAACAGCATCTACCGCAACAGCAAAGCTAATGTCGTCTTCAACATAGTGACACTAAATGAGTCTGTGGTCCATCTTAG TACATGGTTGAGCAAGACTGACTTAAAACACAAAATTATTGTCTTCGATCCAACGATCCTCTTGGGAAAGATTCCTACTGATCCTCAGAAGATGGAGACAGTGAAGCCG TTGACGTTTGCCAGATTCTACATGCCAGCTTTCTTACCAGATGCAGAAAAGGCTATTTACCTAGACGACGACGTGATTGTACAAG GGGACATTCGGGAGCTGTTCGACACCAGTCTGAAGTTGGGTCACGTTGCAGCTTTCTCAGAGGACTGTGACTCCGCTTCCTCTAAAGGGATTGTCAGAGGAGCCGGAAATCAG AACAGCTACATTGGTTATCTGGACTTCAAGAAAGAAGCGATTAAGAAGCTTGGAATGAGAGCAAACACTTGCTCCTTCAATCCTGGAGTCTTCGTGGCCAATTTAACTGAGTGGAAGCAGCAGAACGTCACCAGTCAGCTTGAGTTCTGGATGGAGCGCAATGCTAA AGAGGACCTTTACAGTAAAACGTTAGCTGACAGCATCACAACACCACCAATGCTTATTGTATTCTACAAGCACCACTCGAACATTGACCCAATGTGGAACGTCCGCCATTTGG GGGCAACAGGAGCAGGGAACCGCTATTCAGCTCAGTTTGTGAAAGCTGCTAAACTCCTCCATTGGAACGGGCATTATAAGCCATGGGGAAGAGCCTCCTCTTTTTCTGACATTTGGGACAAATGGTACATTCCAGATCCTACAGGTAAATTCCATCCAATAAGGAAACACCCCGAGGAAAAATAG
- the spcs1 gene encoding signal peptidase complex subunit 1, whose product MLSMFKSIPTHMDYKGQKLAEQIFQGIILVSAAIGFIYGLIVQQFGWTVYIMLAGFTVSCLLTLPPWPMYRKSPLNWQPALPETPAETREKPQENQKKKKHK is encoded by the exons atgctttCAATGTTTAAATCTATACCGACCCATATG GACTATAAAGGACAGAAACTCGCTGAGCAGATTTTCCAAGGCATCATCCTGGTGTCAGCG GCGATCGGCTTCATCTATGGTTTAATTGTTCAGCAGTTTGGATGGACGGTTTACATAATGCTGGCTGGATTCACTGTGTCCTGTTTG CTTACTCTTCCTCCGTGGCCGATGTACAGAAAAAGCCCTCTAAACTGGCAGCCGGCTTTACCCGAGACGCCTGCAGAAACCCGGGAGAAACCTCAGGAGaaccagaagaagaagaagcacaAGTGA